The proteins below come from a single Chryseobacterium capnotolerans genomic window:
- a CDS encoding cupin domain-containing protein, with translation METFNTNIFPKGEKAPTDYFSGGTAWVQILKPNENQLNCQIGNVTFEPGCRNNWHFHGGGQILIVTSGIGFYQEKGKSAQILHPGDIVNILPNVIHWHGAAPDSEFTHIAINTNTQNGIVEWLNPVTDEEYHNL, from the coding sequence ATGGAAACTTTTAATACAAACATTTTTCCGAAGGGAGAGAAAGCTCCAACGGACTATTTCTCAGGAGGAACTGCCTGGGTTCAAATCCTTAAACCTAATGAAAATCAGCTGAATTGTCAGATCGGAAATGTTACTTTTGAACCAGGATGCAGAAACAACTGGCATTTTCATGGGGGCGGACAAATTTTAATCGTAACTTCAGGAATCGGTTTTTATCAGGAAAAGGGAAAATCTGCACAAATTTTACACCCCGGAGACATCGTAAATATATTACCCAATGTAATCCACTGGCATGGGGCTGCACCTGATAGTGAATTCACGCACATCGCCATTAATACCAACACGCAAAACGGTATTGTGGAATGGCTGAATCCGGTAACAGATGAAGAGTATCATAATCTATAA
- a CDS encoding helix-turn-helix domain-containing protein: MENQEIEIYNTVSEYNKMANHETLHPLVSVIDFSKSDPICQYRRKFGFYTVFLKDVMCGDMQYGKHSYDYQEGTLVFIAPGQTYGIYNREKSIQPAGFALIFHPDLLKGTNLGKNIKDYNFFSYDVHEALHLSEKEREIILDCFKNIKHELGQSIDKHSKSLIVNNIELFLNYCMRFYDRQFITRDHINQGLIGKFENLVDEYLKSDHPKNIGFPMVNYFAEKLNLSANYFGDLIKKELGISPQELIHNKLIDIAKEQILDQGKSISEISYDLGFKYPQHFTRLFKTKVGISPSQYKTLN, translated from the coding sequence ATGGAAAATCAGGAGATTGAGATCTATAATACAGTCTCGGAGTATAATAAAATGGCAAATCATGAAACACTACACCCGTTGGTAAGTGTGATTGATTTCTCCAAATCAGATCCCATTTGTCAATATAGAAGAAAATTTGGCTTTTATACCGTTTTCCTGAAAGATGTGATGTGTGGAGACATGCAGTATGGAAAACATAGTTACGACTATCAGGAAGGGACATTGGTTTTCATTGCCCCAGGTCAGACATACGGGATTTATAATAGAGAGAAATCTATTCAGCCGGCAGGCTTTGCTTTAATTTTTCATCCTGACCTTTTAAAAGGAACCAATCTTGGAAAAAATATAAAAGATTATAATTTCTTTTCCTATGATGTGCATGAAGCATTACACCTTTCGGAAAAAGAAAGAGAGATTATCCTGGACTGCTTTAAAAATATAAAGCATGAACTTGGCCAGTCAATAGATAAACACAGTAAATCATTAATTGTAAATAATATTGAACTGTTTCTAAATTACTGCATGCGTTTTTATGACCGTCAGTTTATTACCAGAGACCATATCAATCAGGGACTGATCGGGAAATTTGAAAACCTTGTTGATGAGTATTTAAAATCAGATCATCCAAAAAATATAGGTTTTCCTATGGTAAATTACTTTGCAGAAAAACTGAACCTTTCAGCAAATTATTTTGGAGACCTTATAAAAAAAGAATTAGGAATTTCTCCCCAGGAATTGATCCACAATAAACTCATAGATATAGCCAAAGAACAGATACTGGATCAAGGAAAATCGATCAGTGAAATTTCTTATGATTTAGGCTTTAAATACCCACAGCACTTTACACGATTATTCAAAACGAAAGTAGGAATTTCTCCAAGTCAATACAAAACGCTGAATTGA
- a CDS encoding carboxylesterase family protein: MKSPQKETHIFNTRFGIITGWKQEGVIRAKSIRYARSKRFQKPVPVEHFIFDSRLEYKVPVCPQKLSPLVEKMIGTTPVEEFEPEESTQYLSVIRPDKFLENGKLAVIVWIHGGSHEIGCGDLPTADPAEWVKEQNIIVVTVSYRLGLFGFLGGDEKRPPNLGLLDIIEALKWIKSNIADFGGDPENVTLFGQSSGGDAIAHLMISEGADDLFQRVIIQSAPLGLRHKRQKMSAEFLKKTEEIKDETDVYKMMEEYGKFVPSVIKYGLKAAMPFGTQYGYQPLCKEEESVEKWRENAKKYDVLIGLNNDETAFYLKTSEALNKYLGKGLGLKILDKTVEKTTDMIYGAPARQFAENYARGGGNVYLFRMYSRLEDNHIGAPHCIDLPLIFGNESAWKSSELLKNIPWERIHDNGKKLRALWAEFARTGHISDSSERPEILELRKVEV, translated from the coding sequence ATGAAATCACCACAGAAAGAAACCCATATATTCAATACGCGTTTTGGCATTATTACTGGATGGAAGCAAGAGGGAGTAATAAGAGCTAAAAGTATTCGTTATGCCCGTTCCAAAAGGTTTCAAAAACCCGTTCCGGTTGAGCATTTTATTTTTGATAGCAGGCTTGAATATAAAGTTCCGGTTTGCCCACAGAAACTTAGTCCGCTTGTGGAAAAAATGATAGGAACAACACCGGTTGAAGAATTTGAACCTGAAGAATCTACCCAATATCTTTCAGTAATTCGTCCTGATAAATTCCTTGAAAACGGAAAACTTGCTGTGATCGTCTGGATCCATGGCGGTTCTCATGAGATTGGGTGCGGAGATCTGCCTACCGCTGATCCTGCAGAATGGGTAAAAGAACAAAATATCATTGTGGTGACAGTTTCCTATCGCTTGGGGCTCTTTGGTTTTTTAGGCGGGGATGAAAAAAGACCTCCTAATCTAGGTCTGTTGGATATAATTGAAGCGTTAAAATGGATCAAAAGTAATATTGCAGACTTTGGCGGAGATCCGGAAAATGTTACCCTGTTTGGGCAGTCTTCAGGAGGAGATGCAATAGCACATCTGATGATATCAGAAGGAGCCGATGATTTATTTCAACGGGTAATTATTCAGAGTGCGCCTTTGGGATTACGGCATAAAAGACAGAAAATGTCTGCTGAATTTTTAAAGAAGACAGAAGAGATTAAAGATGAGACAGATGTTTATAAAATGATGGAAGAGTACGGAAAGTTTGTTCCATCTGTTATAAAATATGGTTTGAAAGCAGCAATGCCTTTTGGGACCCAATATGGATATCAGCCATTATGCAAAGAAGAAGAGTCCGTTGAGAAATGGCGTGAAAATGCTAAAAAATATGATGTTCTGATTGGCTTGAATAATGATGAGACTGCATTTTATCTCAAAACTTCAGAAGCTTTAAATAAATATTTAGGGAAAGGATTGGGATTAAAGATCTTGGATAAAACCGTTGAAAAAACGACAGACATGATCTATGGTGCTCCGGCCAGACAATTTGCAGAAAATTATGCCAGAGGCGGTGGAAATGTTTATCTATTCAGGATGTATTCCAGATTAGAAGATAATCATATTGGAGCACCGCACTGTATTGATCTTCCACTTATTTTTGGAAATGAATCTGCCTGGAAATCTTCTGAACTACTGAAAAATATCCCTTGGGAGCGTATTCACGACAATGGAAAGAAACTAAGAGCACTTTGGGCAGAATTTGCAAGAACAGGACACATATCCGACTCGTCAGAACGTCCAGAAATTCTGGAACTCAGAAAAGTTGAGGTTTAA